The Salminus brasiliensis chromosome 3, fSalBra1.hap2, whole genome shotgun sequence genome contains a region encoding:
- the ppt1 gene encoding palmitoyl-protein thioesterase 1, translated as MDPGLFIGIGALLLLSGPARGSNDTTPLVLWHGMGDNCCNPLSMGSIKKMVEEEVPGIYVLSLMIGKTVAQDTESGFFMDVNEQVAFVCDKLAKDPKLKAGYNAMGFSQGGQFLRAVAQRCPNPPMKTLISVGGQHQGVYGLPRCPGESSHICDWIRKKLNSGAYTDAIQKHLVQAQYWHDPLNDDLYKQHSLFLADINQERVVNQTYKKNLMSLEKFVMVKFLQDSIVDPVVSEWFGFFKTGQAEETETLQESALYKEDRLGLAEMDKAGKLVFLATEGDHLQFTREWFNAKLLPYIR; from the exons ATGGACCCAGGCCTGTTCATTGGGATTGGTGCATTGCTGTTGCTCTCGGGTCCAGCTCGAGGGTCCAACGATACCACACCTCTGGTCCTCTGGCATGGAATGG GGGACAACTGCTGCAACCCTCTGAGCATGGGCTCAATTAAGAAAATGGTGGAAGAGGAAGTGCCTGGTATATATGTACTGTCTCTAATGATCGGCAAGACTGTAGCTCAG GATACCGAAAGTGGGTTTTTCATGGATGTTAATGAGCAAGTGGCTTTTGTGTGTGATAAACTAGCAAAGGACCCAAAGTTGAAAGCGGGTTACAACGCAATGGGCTTCTCTCAAGGGGGACAGTTTCT ACGTGCTGTGGCTCAGAGATGTCCAAATCCTCCAATGAAGACTCTGATCTCAGTTGGTGGACAGCATCAAG GAGTGTATGGTCTGCCTCGATGCCCTGGGGAGAGTTCTCATATTTGTGACTGGATCCGGAAGAAACTCAATTCTGGGGCCTACACAGATGCCATACAAAAGCA CTTGGTGCAGGCGCAGTACTGGCACGATCCTCTCAATGATGATTTGTACAAACAGCACAGCCTCTTCCTGGCTGATATAAATCAGGAACGG GTGGTGAATCAGACGTACAAGAAGAACCTCATGTCTTTGGAGAAGTTTGTGATGGTTAAGTTCCTACAGGACAGTATAGTGGACCCTGTGGTCTCTGAG TGGTTTGGGTTCTTCAAGACTGGTCAGGCTGAGGAGACTGAAACTCTACAGGAAAGCGCTCTATATAAAGAG GATCGTCTAGGATTGGCAGAAATGGATAAAGCGGGGAAGCTGGTGTTCCTTGCTACTGAGGGAGATCATTTACAGTTCACTCGCGAGTGGTTCAATGCCAAGTTACTTCCCTACATACGCTAA
- the cap1 gene encoding adenylyl cyclase-associated protein 1, which translates to MAELASLVQRLEVAVGRLEAVSGAGGAGGSAAGTGAVSAYVEAFDALISGPVAEYITLSQKIGGDVQKHAEMMKQGFSGQRQLLVTASCSQKPSDATLTSLLAPVSKVIAQVQAFREQNRSSPLFNHLSAVSESIPALGWVAMSPKPGPYVKEMQDAAMFYTNRVLKDYKEKDKTHVDWVKAYLSIWSDLQTYIKQHHTTGLVWSKSGPVASASGAPKAPSGGAAPPPPPGPPPPPMDLNQSAGGDSGATTRSALFASLNKGSDITKGLKHVSDDQKTHKNPALRTTVPVHASPKPFSAPRPTASAAPARTLPPVLELDGKKWKVENQEGAQGLVINETELKQVVYAFKCNNSTLQVKGKINSITLDNCKKMGLVFDDVVGIVEVINCKDVKVQVLGKVPTISINKTDGCHVYLSKDSLSCEIVSAKSSEMNVLVPGKDGEFTEIPVPEQFKTVWDGKKLVTTATEIAG; encoded by the exons ATGGCAGAGCTGGCAAGTCTGGTGCAGCGGTTGGAGGTGGCTGTGGGCCGTCTGGAGGCCGTATCCGGCGCCGGGGGTGCAGGCGGCTCTGCTGCTGGCACTGGAG ctgtgtctgcataCGTCGAGGCCTTTGATGCCCTGATTTCTGGACCTGTGGCTGAATACATCACTCTAAGTCAGAAGATAGGCGGTGATGTCCAGAAGCAT GCTGAGATGATGAAGCAAGGCTTTTCTGGTCAACGGCAGCTTCTGGTGACTGCTTCCTGCTCCCAGAAGCCCTCTGAT GCCACACTTACATCCCTGCTCGCTCCGGTGTCTAAAGTAATCGCGCAGGTGCAGGCATTCCGGGAGCAGAATCGCTCGTCTCCGCTCTTCAACCACCTCTCTGCTGTCAGTGAGAGCATTCCTGCCCTAGGCTGGGTCGCTATG TCCCCTAAGCCAGGTCCTTATGTCAAGGAGATGCAGGATGCTGCAATGTTCTACACCAATCGTGTGCTTAAGGATTACAAGGAAAA GGATAAAACACATGTGGACTGGGTCAAGGCCTACTTGTCCATTTGGAGTGATCTGCAGACCTACATCAAGCAGCATCACACCACTGGACTGGTGTGGAGCAAGAGT GGTCCCGTCGCCTCAGCCTCAGGAGCTCCAAAAGCCCCAAGCGGTGGAGCtgctcctcctccccctcccggccccccacctccccccatGGACCTGAACCAATCTGCAGGCGGAGACTCAGGAGCAACCACCCGCAGTGCTCTCTTTGCCTCCCTTAATAAGGGATCTGACATTACTAAAG GGCTGAAGCATGTGTCTGATGACCAGAAGACCCACAAGAACCCAGCATTGAGGACTACAGTTCCTGTGCACGCAAGTCCCAAACCCTTCTCCGCTCCCAGACCAACTGCGTCCGCCGCCCCTGCCCGCACACTGCCCCCAGTGCTAGAGCTGGATGGCAAAAAATGGAAAGTG GAAAACCAGGAGGGAGCTCAGGGCCTTGTGATCAATGAAACGGAGCTCAAACAGGTTGTGTATGCCTTCAAGTGCAACAACAGCACTCTGCAAGTAAAGGGAAAAATCAACTCCATTACTTTAG ACAACTGCAAGAAAATGGGCCTTGTGTTTGATGACGTTGTGGGgattgttgaggtgatcaactgcAAGGATGTTAAAGTCCAG GTTTTGGGCAAAGTACCAACCATCTCCATCAATAAGACTGATGGCTGCCATGTGTACCTGAGTAAGGATTCTCTATCATGTGAGATCGTCAGTGCTAAGAGCTCAGAGATGAATGTGCTGGTGCCTGGCAAGGATGGAGAGTTT ACTGAGATCCCAGTCCCTGAACAATTCAAAACTGTATGGGATGGCAAGAAGTTGGTCACCACAGCAACTGAGATTGCTGGATAG